One Aneurinibacillus migulanus genomic region harbors:
- a CDS encoding ATP-binding protein, whose amino-acid sequence MLNQVVIKLWITIIGVVAVVLTVLSLTLMSFLDGFYERQRTEDLKQLAQNMAHVILSYKDHEKTLNIAKELVDVYDTRMVITGSLGNYVQGQNAPQDASIPEVKAEEFLKHPVLKQAQINDRIAVTRDFFPVISQGGALPHYEEFVAVAVPLHSSTLKNELILYQTMEELRETTYKTTRLIFYAAAIGIVLSTFFAFFLSSRVTQPLRSMKKAADLYAQGDFSAQISIRTNDEIGDLAATINHMAKRLNDLIVALSREKEQLASVLSSMVDGVMTFDNTGCTIVTNPPADELMKAWKYEQGEGEREGLPPSMKSILEQVLKHQKEVVADVMVQGRIYAVVMAPLYDDKQVRGAVAVLRDMTQERRLDKLRKDFLANVSHELRTPLVMLQGYSEAIVDDVAQSEEEKKELAQIIYDESLRMSRLVNELLDLGRMEAGHIQLEIQSGNLLQLEDKIIRKFNGVAKEQGIHLQLDWQAEEGEFQFDSDRMEQVLTNLIDNAIRHTGEGGTITLRTLFKGGTYTIEIEDTGSGIPAEDLPFVFERFYKADKARTRGRAGTGLGLSIVKNIVEGHQGTISVRSKLGEGTTFSIQLPVQPEEGKRG is encoded by the coding sequence GTGCTAAACCAGGTAGTTATTAAGCTCTGGATTACGATTATCGGTGTAGTTGCCGTTGTGCTTACCGTGCTTAGTCTGACATTGATGTCTTTTCTGGACGGATTCTATGAACGGCAACGTACAGAAGATCTGAAACAGCTGGCGCAGAATATGGCGCATGTCATTCTAAGCTATAAAGACCATGAGAAAACGCTGAACATTGCCAAGGAGCTTGTCGATGTCTATGATACTCGCATGGTTATCACCGGTTCGCTCGGCAACTATGTACAGGGTCAAAACGCCCCGCAGGACGCTTCCATACCGGAGGTGAAAGCGGAGGAGTTTCTGAAGCATCCAGTGCTTAAACAGGCACAGATCAATGATCGGATTGCGGTAACACGCGATTTCTTTCCGGTTATCTCGCAAGGCGGCGCTCTTCCACATTATGAAGAGTTTGTCGCGGTAGCCGTTCCACTCCATTCCTCGACGCTCAAAAATGAACTGATTTTGTATCAAACGATGGAAGAATTGCGAGAAACGACATATAAAACCACCCGATTGATTTTCTATGCGGCAGCCATCGGTATCGTGTTGTCAACGTTTTTTGCTTTTTTCCTATCGTCACGCGTCACTCAACCGTTGCGTTCGATGAAGAAGGCGGCGGATTTGTATGCACAGGGAGATTTCTCCGCGCAGATTTCTATCCGCACGAATGATGAAATTGGTGATCTGGCTGCAACAATCAATCATATGGCAAAGCGTCTCAATGATTTGATTGTTGCCTTGTCCCGTGAGAAAGAACAGCTGGCCAGTGTACTGAGCAGTATGGTCGATGGTGTCATGACTTTCGATAATACGGGCTGTACTATCGTTACCAACCCGCCTGCTGATGAATTAATGAAAGCGTGGAAGTACGAGCAGGGCGAAGGAGAGAGAGAAGGCCTTCCACCGTCGATGAAATCCATTCTGGAGCAAGTGCTGAAGCATCAAAAAGAAGTTGTCGCGGATGTTATGGTACAGGGACGTATTTATGCTGTTGTTATGGCTCCATTGTATGATGACAAGCAGGTACGTGGAGCGGTGGCCGTTCTGCGTGATATGACGCAGGAACGCCGTCTTGACAAGCTGCGTAAGGACTTTCTTGCCAATGTATCGCATGAACTGCGTACCCCACTGGTTATGCTACAAGGATATAGCGAGGCAATCGTTGATGATGTGGCCCAGTCGGAGGAAGAGAAGAAGGAGCTTGCACAGATTATTTATGACGAATCGTTGCGCATGTCTCGGCTTGTTAATGAATTGCTGGATTTGGGCCGCATGGAGGCTGGGCATATCCAGCTTGAAATTCAGTCAGGAAATCTGCTCCAGCTGGAAGATAAGATTATTCGAAAATTTAATGGAGTAGCGAAAGAGCAGGGAATTCATTTGCAGCTGGATTGGCAAGCGGAGGAAGGTGAGTTCCAATTCGACAGCGACAGGATGGAACAGGTACTTACCAATCTTATTGATAACGCCATCCGCCATACAGGTGAAGGAGGAACGATTACGCTCCGTACGCTCTTTAAAGGTGGAACGTATACGATTGAAATAGAAGATACGGGAAGTGGAATACCGGCTGAGGATTTGCCGTTTGTATTTGAACGTTTCTATAAAGCCGACAAAGCTCGAACGCGTGGTCGCGCCGGTACAGGTCTCGGGCTGTCGATTGTAAAAAATATTGTGGAGGGCCACCAGGGAACGATTAGCGTGCGCAGCAAGCTGGGAGAAGGGACAACATTCTCCATTCAGTTGCCGGTTCAGCCTGAGGAAGGAAAACGCGGATGA
- a CDS encoding GerAB/ArcD/ProY family transporter, translated as MEKSRGIYEGEFSIDPFYLFFLVNTMQVGVGILRAPRILAEDVGNEGWISIIICAILIQLMIVLIFYVLRKYEDMDLLQVKSMLFGKILSILISLLIGMYYFLLGVFLLRDFIGVLQDFIFPVTPLPYLFLLFLCPCYLLLRGGISLLVRFSVIVFFSTIWLTVFLVYSYAHFQWEFMLPLFHHSISEHVQAIKHMALDYFGFEIAFFFYPLITRRKQVLLYTSLGHWFTTFIYLAIVIGATGLYGSEMLKYQSYPTMDMFRLVQLPFIERVEIIGVSTWGLLVLQSAAGFILIGGKGIQHIWKNSFLCRPHVLTLLAFIALVLIPGRFLDIDQGLSYIGTSWLYLTTAVTLILVILSFIKRRKGAKA; from the coding sequence ATGGAAAAAAGCCGAGGCATATATGAAGGTGAGTTTTCAATTGATCCGTTTTACTTATTCTTCCTCGTGAATACGATGCAAGTCGGTGTCGGAATTTTACGTGCACCGCGTATTTTGGCCGAAGACGTAGGGAATGAAGGCTGGATATCCATCATTATATGTGCGATTCTTATTCAGTTGATGATAGTGCTAATATTTTATGTACTGAGAAAGTATGAAGATATGGATCTTCTTCAGGTCAAAAGTATGCTATTTGGTAAGATACTGAGTATTCTTATTTCCTTGCTTATCGGGATGTACTATTTTCTGCTTGGCGTATTTTTGCTCCGTGATTTTATCGGTGTGCTTCAGGATTTTATTTTTCCGGTAACACCATTGCCTTATTTGTTTCTGCTTTTTCTGTGTCCGTGTTATTTGTTGTTGCGAGGAGGGATTTCTTTACTTGTCCGTTTTAGTGTCATTGTCTTTTTCTCAACGATCTGGCTTACGGTGTTTCTCGTTTATTCTTATGCACATTTTCAGTGGGAGTTTATGCTGCCGCTTTTTCATCATAGTATAAGCGAGCATGTTCAAGCGATTAAGCATATGGCGCTGGACTATTTCGGCTTTGAAATTGCATTTTTCTTCTATCCTCTTATCACTCGCAGAAAACAAGTGCTGTTATACACATCGCTTGGGCATTGGTTCACTACATTTATTTACCTTGCCATCGTTATTGGAGCGACAGGATTGTACGGAAGTGAAATGTTAAAATACCAATCCTATCCTACTATGGATATGTTCCGGTTGGTGCAGCTACCTTTTATTGAGCGTGTCGAGATTATCGGTGTTAGTACATGGGGCTTGCTTGTCCTTCAATCGGCGGCAGGGTTTATCCTTATAGGTGGAAAAGGCATTCAACACATATGGAAGAATTCATTCCTTTGCAGACCGCATGTTTTGACATTGCTCGCCTTTATCGCTCTCGTCCTAATACCGGGACGCTTTCTTGATATCGATCAGGGACTATCGTATATCGGCACCTCCTGGCTTTATCTAACGACTGCTGTCACGCTGATTCTCGTCATACTTTCATTCATAAAACGCAGAAAGGGGGCGAAAGCATGA
- a CDS encoding DEAD/DEAH box helicase → MKTFAESELAPFLLEGLAEINIKIPTPIQQQAIPLQLAGYSVVGESQTGTGKTLAYLLPLLQEIQADSSATQALILAPTRELTVQIRHVLENLCRETDIRFQIIMGGMDIKRQIEKLKQKPHIIVGSPGRIYDLIEKKKLKVHEVKRLVIDEADQMLESGIIREVEAVVQRTPRSRKVSVFSATISPLVEEWGRKWSEEEPKIIKIQGESRLPELIEHYFIVTPEREKFETLRRLLQALQPERALIFVKKLHLVGDIASWLAAKEVSIAGIHSETKKAEREQAMNKIRKGEIQCLVTTDLLARGLDIDDVTHVINFDLPFDTDGYIHRVGRTGRAGKGGMAVTLLEPKEKFMAGKLTQQLHIEMPERMLFRGELVPPKERSFRPPSKKKQNIKAKKPSKKK, encoded by the coding sequence ATGAAAACATTTGCTGAGAGCGAGCTTGCCCCTTTTCTATTGGAAGGGCTCGCTGAGATAAACATTAAAATCCCTACACCGATTCAGCAGCAAGCTATCCCGCTTCAATTAGCGGGATATAGCGTGGTCGGCGAATCGCAGACAGGCACAGGCAAGACGCTTGCCTATCTGCTTCCGCTTCTACAAGAAATTCAAGCGGACTCTTCCGCAACCCAGGCGCTTATCCTCGCACCTACCCGCGAACTGACCGTACAAATTCGTCATGTATTGGAGAATTTGTGTAGAGAGACGGATATCCGGTTTCAAATTATCATGGGTGGTATGGATATCAAGCGTCAGATTGAAAAGCTGAAGCAAAAACCGCATATTATCGTCGGTTCGCCAGGACGCATCTATGACCTGATCGAGAAGAAAAAGCTAAAAGTCCATGAAGTGAAGAGACTTGTCATTGACGAGGCGGACCAGATGCTTGAATCAGGCATCATCCGTGAAGTAGAAGCAGTCGTACAACGTACACCGCGTTCAAGAAAAGTGTCTGTATTCTCGGCCACGATTTCACCTCTGGTAGAAGAATGGGGCAGAAAGTGGTCGGAAGAAGAGCCGAAAATCATCAAAATCCAAGGGGAATCCCGCTTACCTGAGCTTATTGAACACTATTTCATCGTAACACCTGAGCGGGAAAAATTCGAAACACTACGCCGGTTGCTGCAGGCGCTGCAGCCGGAGCGTGCCTTGATTTTCGTGAAGAAGCTGCATCTGGTAGGCGATATTGCAAGCTGGCTTGCTGCCAAGGAAGTGTCTATCGCTGGCATTCACAGCGAAACGAAAAAGGCGGAACGTGAGCAAGCCATGAACAAGATTCGCAAAGGCGAAATCCAGTGTCTTGTCACCACAGATCTGCTGGCACGGGGGCTTGATATTGACGATGTGACACATGTAATTAACTTTGATTTGCCGTTCGATACGGATGGATATATCCATCGCGTGGGCCGCACTGGTCGTGCGGGAAAAGGTGGCATGGCAGTTACGCTTTTGGAACCAAAAGAGAAGTTTATGGCAGGTAAGCTTACCCAACAGCTTCATATTGAAATGCCGGAACGGATGCTATTCCGTGGTGAGCTTGTACCACCTAAGGAACGATCTTTCCGTCCCCCATCTAAGAAGAAACAGAACATAAAAGCCAAAAAGCCTTCTAAGAAAAAGTAA
- a CDS encoding spore germination protein, protein MLQLIRRIFQRRVYPYSEHANPPSEAVTHTLKKMGQGAEADFACLSSLCRMEDFTYRRLDSVICCYISTIISPEFVDTYIIQPLTASSSDRNKASMIERLNGGEVKQIDDVEGCVAKLLQGWAIVLHDEGMPIAVNVFRAPERSVSPSENETTIFGPQENFIESLMTNVGIVRKRIKTIDLRLDISFVGKRTHTMAGLLWLDGIASPDNIVEMKRRLALVQIDGLTDIAELAEFIEDNPYSPFPNFVSTTQPQKTVSALLDGKVIVMLDGSPYVWITPSTFWEFLQSPDDYYNRWMPGSLLRSLRMVGLFAALFFTAIYVAITTFHYQMIPSDMLVTLLETRSKVPFPPLYEAMIMEVTIEFLREAGVRLPTKIGQTIGIVGGIVIGQAAVTAGFTSNVLIIAVALSAIASFVIPSYLMANAVRTIRYAFILLAGFFGFVGIVIGFALITLHLLEMRSLGAPYLSPLVPIRVADWKDSVIRFPFQLFVSRSTLSRSEDVQRQEERRNGRKPT, encoded by the coding sequence ATGCTTCAATTGATTCGGAGAATCTTTCAGCGTCGAGTCTATCCGTATAGTGAACATGCGAATCCGCCTTCAGAGGCGGTAACTCATACTCTTAAGAAAATGGGACAAGGAGCCGAGGCTGACTTTGCATGCTTATCTTCTTTGTGCCGGATGGAGGATTTTACATACCGACGGCTTGATTCCGTGATTTGTTGCTACATTAGTACGATTATTTCTCCAGAGTTCGTAGATACGTATATCATTCAACCGTTGACCGCATCCTCTAGTGACCGCAATAAGGCATCGATGATAGAGAGGCTGAACGGTGGTGAGGTGAAGCAGATAGACGACGTTGAAGGCTGTGTAGCCAAATTGCTGCAAGGATGGGCGATTGTGCTTCATGATGAAGGAATGCCCATTGCGGTTAATGTATTCCGCGCGCCTGAGCGCTCGGTTTCTCCGTCTGAAAACGAGACGACCATTTTTGGTCCACAGGAGAATTTCATAGAATCATTGATGACAAATGTAGGGATTGTGCGTAAACGTATTAAAACGATCGATTTACGTTTGGATATTTCTTTTGTTGGAAAACGAACGCATACGATGGCAGGATTATTGTGGTTAGATGGGATTGCCAGTCCAGACAATATAGTTGAAATGAAGCGGCGCCTTGCTCTTGTACAGATTGATGGCTTGACTGATATCGCCGAATTGGCCGAGTTCATAGAAGACAATCCATATTCGCCTTTTCCGAATTTCGTATCTACTACGCAGCCGCAAAAAACCGTTTCGGCATTGTTGGATGGCAAAGTCATCGTCATGTTGGATGGTTCGCCATATGTATGGATCACGCCTAGCACATTCTGGGAGTTCTTGCAGTCACCTGATGATTATTATAATCGCTGGATGCCAGGATCTTTGTTGCGTTCTTTACGTATGGTGGGTTTGTTTGCTGCCTTATTCTTCACTGCGATTTATGTAGCTATTACGACGTTCCATTATCAGATGATTCCAAGCGATATGCTTGTTACCCTGCTGGAAACGCGATCAAAAGTCCCATTCCCTCCGTTGTACGAAGCTATGATTATGGAGGTTACGATCGAGTTTCTGCGGGAGGCCGGTGTGCGTCTGCCAACCAAAATCGGTCAGACGATCGGTATCGTAGGTGGTATCGTTATTGGCCAGGCAGCTGTTACGGCAGGATTTACGAGCAACGTTCTCATTATTGCCGTGGCGTTATCAGCGATAGCCTCGTTTGTTATTCCGTCCTACTTGATGGCGAATGCCGTGCGTACTATTCGTTATGCGTTTATTCTTCTGGCTGGTTTTTTCGGGTTTGTCGGTATTGTTATCGGATTTGCGCTCATAACTCTGCATTTGCTGGAAATGCGTTCTCTGGGGGCACCCTATCTGTCTCCGCTTGTACCTATTCGGGTAGCTGACTGGAAGGATAGTGTCATCCGCTTTCCGTTTCAACTCTTCGTCTCTCGTTCTACGTTATCTAGGTCGGAGGATGTACAGCGTCAAGAAGAGAGGCGTAACGGCAGGAAGCCCACTTGA